A region of Legionella donaldsonii DNA encodes the following proteins:
- a CDS encoding DNA-directed RNA polymerase subunit alpha produces the protein MINEMLTPSVLKVLANTPYHARIVLEPLERGYGHTLGNALRRILLSSMPGAAITEASIDGVLHEYSTIEGVQEDVVDILLNLKQVAIKLTTGTEAYLTLSKQGPCQVTAGDIQLTHGQEIINPDLVIATLNENGKLNMTLKVEQGVGFHSTDSFVRAFDEEMEQKSVGKLKIDNTFSPVKKVAYFVDSARVENRTDLDKLTIDLQTNGTLDPEEAIRISASILQRQLHAFVDMKFEESRADSKERNDFDPVLLRPVDDLELTVRSANCLKAENIYYIGDLVQKTENELLKTPNLGKKSLTEIKDVLASRSLSLGMKLENWPPANLGE, from the coding sequence ATGATAAACGAAATGCTGACGCCATCTGTACTTAAAGTACTTGCTAATACGCCCTACCATGCTCGGATTGTGCTTGAGCCTTTGGAGCGTGGATATGGTCATACGCTTGGAAACGCTTTACGGCGCATCCTGCTGTCGTCAATGCCAGGTGCTGCCATTACTGAAGCTTCCATTGATGGTGTATTACACGAATACAGTACCATTGAAGGGGTGCAAGAGGACGTAGTTGATATTCTACTGAATCTGAAGCAGGTTGCTATTAAACTGACTACTGGTACTGAGGCCTACCTCACTCTAAGTAAGCAAGGCCCATGTCAAGTTACCGCTGGTGATATTCAGTTGACTCATGGCCAGGAAATCATTAATCCTGACTTGGTTATTGCCACTTTGAATGAGAATGGCAAGCTGAATATGACCTTGAAAGTTGAGCAAGGTGTTGGTTTTCATTCTACTGATTCATTTGTCAGAGCGTTTGACGAGGAAATGGAACAAAAATCAGTTGGCAAACTAAAGATTGATAATACCTTCTCACCGGTCAAAAAAGTGGCTTATTTTGTTGACAGTGCTCGTGTAGAGAATCGTACGGATCTTGATAAACTGACTATTGATTTGCAAACAAATGGCACTTTGGATCCTGAAGAAGCCATTCGTATCTCTGCTTCTATTTTGCAACGTCAATTGCATGCTTTTGTTGATATGAAGTTTGAAGAGTCACGTGCTGATAGTAAAGAGCGAAACGATTTTGATCCAGTATTATTGCGTCCAGTTGACGATCTGGAGCTGACAGTTCGTTCAGCAAATTGTCTGAAAGCCGAAAATATTTATTATATCGGTGATCTGGTGCAGAAAACTGAGAATGAATTATTAAAGACACCCAATTTAGGTAAGAAATCCCTCACTGAGATCAAGGACGTATTAGCGTCACGTTCTTTGTCATTGGGAATGAAACTAGAGAATTGGCCGCCAGCTAATCTTGGCGAGTAA
- the rplQ gene encoding 50S ribosomal protein L17: MRHRNSGRGFSRTSSHRKAMFSNMCTSLIEHELIKTTLPKAKELRRYIEPLITVSKSDSVASRRYVFDRLRSKSAVGKLFTTLGPRYVERPGGYVRVLKCGFRPGDNAPMAIVELVDRPVAAEGSDEE; the protein is encoded by the coding sequence ATGCGTCACCGTAATTCTGGCCGTGGATTTAGCCGCACAAGCAGTCACAGAAAAGCAATGTTTTCTAACATGTGTACTTCTCTAATTGAGCATGAGTTGATTAAAACAACTCTGCCAAAGGCTAAAGAACTGCGTCGTTATATTGAACCTTTGATTACAGTTAGTAAGTCTGATTCTGTTGCATCACGTCGTTATGTCTTTGACAGACTACGTTCTAAGAGTGCGGTAGGAAAACTATTTACTACCTTAGGCCCACGTTATGTTGAGCGTCCTGGTGGATATGTACGAGTTTTAAAATGTGGTTTCCGTCCAGGTGATAATGCACCAATGGCCATTGTTGAGCTTGTCGATCGCCCAGTAGCAGCTGAAGGCTCTGACGAGGAATAA
- a CDS encoding PaaI family thioesterase codes for MEKKRYALQDLAAPDGICFGCGSKNLHGLRIKSYWDKDNLHVVTTHMPDRCYTGWPALVYGGLLSCLIDCHSNWTAMANHYRCEGREAGTLPRIDCVTGSLGVKYIKPTPMGILLTLKARVEGKIERKTRVLCEVYAGDTLTALGDSVFVRVDVGHLAKTAHSPSET; via the coding sequence ATGGAAAAGAAGCGTTACGCCTTGCAAGATCTTGCAGCCCCTGATGGCATTTGTTTTGGTTGTGGTTCAAAAAACCTGCATGGCCTGAGAATCAAAAGCTATTGGGATAAAGACAATTTGCACGTTGTAACAACGCACATGCCAGATAGGTGCTACACTGGTTGGCCAGCGCTTGTATATGGCGGTTTGCTCAGCTGTCTCATCGACTGCCATTCTAACTGGACGGCGATGGCAAACCACTATCGCTGTGAAGGCCGCGAGGCAGGGACACTCCCACGGATCGATTGCGTAACGGGATCCCTTGGCGTGAAATACATCAAACCAACGCCAATGGGCATTCTGTTAACGCTCAAGGCACGAGTCGAAGGTAAAATTGAACGTAAAACCCGTGTACTCTGTGAGGTATATGCTGGTGATACGCTTACAGCGCTTGGCGACTCAGTTTTTGTTCGAGTAGATGTAGGACATTTAGCAAAAACGGCACATAGCCCGAGTGAAACCTGA
- a CDS encoding GNAT family N-acetyltransferase produces the protein MIYPISYEANPKFEDIQLLNDGIMEQAKKKKGMKQLDFFAFFMRDEDGNIVGGCAGDNLYGGLFVGQLWVQEQLRGMGYGTKLMHRAEELARRSACNFMAVNTFDWEALEFYKKLGFYVEFERKGFEKNSIFYFLRKELS, from the coding sequence ATGATTTATCCAATTAGTTATGAAGCAAATCCAAAATTTGAAGATATACAACTATTAAATGATGGCATTATGGAACAGGCTAAGAAGAAAAAAGGTATGAAACAACTTGATTTCTTTGCATTTTTTATGCGTGACGAGGACGGCAATATTGTGGGGGGATGTGCTGGTGATAACCTGTACGGTGGGTTATTTGTTGGCCAGCTATGGGTACAAGAACAGTTAAGAGGCATGGGTTATGGTACCAAGTTAATGCACAGAGCAGAAGAGCTGGCAAGAAGAAGTGCATGTAATTTTATGGCAGTAAATACCTTCGATTGGGAAGCGCTTGAATTTTATAAGAAGCTTGGATTTTATGTGGAATTCGAACGAAAAGGCTTTGAAAAGAATTCGATATTTTATTTTCTTCGCAAGGAGTTAAGCTGA
- the ssb gene encoding single-stranded DNA-binding protein, whose product MARGINKVILVGNVGLDPEVRYMPNGNAVTTLSLATSETWKDKQTGDKQERTEWHRVVCFNRLGEIAGEYVRKGSKLYVEGSLRTRKWQDQQGQDRYTTEIVATDIQMLDSKGNSGNYDEMSPPPAQQQQGSPARKPQPAAQSAQAAQDAFDELDDDIPF is encoded by the coding sequence ATGGCCCGTGGGATTAATAAAGTCATCTTGGTCGGTAACGTTGGTTTGGATCCTGAAGTTAGATACATGCCCAATGGTAACGCAGTAACAACCTTATCCTTAGCTACCAGTGAAACCTGGAAAGATAAACAAACCGGTGACAAGCAAGAGCGTACAGAATGGCATCGTGTCGTCTGTTTTAATCGCTTAGGCGAAATCGCTGGTGAGTATGTACGTAAGGGTTCCAAACTCTATGTTGAAGGCAGTTTACGTACCCGTAAATGGCAAGATCAGCAAGGGCAAGATCGCTATACGACTGAAATCGTAGCCACTGATATTCAAATGTTAGATAGCAAAGGCAACTCAGGTAATTATGACGAGATGTCACCTCCTCCAGCCCAACAGCAGCAAGGTAGTCCAGCGCGTAAACCACAACCAGCAGCTCAGTCTGCTCAGGCAGCGCAAGATGCTTTTGATGAATTGGACGACGATATACCATTCTAA